The genomic region ACGAAGTGCAACACCTTATACAGGTGGTGCTATGGGACAAAAATACATTCAACTCAACGGCCAAGAACGGTTCGATATTGCCCATTTACGTTCCAATAGGATCTCGATCCGGCAAATCGCGGCAGCTGTGGATCGCGCGCCATCGACAGTTGCTCGTGAAATAAAGCGAAATTGCAACAGGAACGGAAGCTACACCCCCATGTATGCCGACCAACAGAGCCGTGCTCGACGCTGGAGTGGTTC from Candidatus Zixiibacteriota bacterium harbors:
- a CDS encoding helix-turn-helix domain-containing protein is translated as MGQKYIQLNGQERFDIAHLRSNRISIRQIAAAVDRAPSTVAREIKRNCNRNGSYTPMYADQQSRARRWSGSMLDRDRELRQTVVIALLIGWSPQQIAGRLARDARGPMISHETIYRFIYAQITRTN